A window from Marinagarivorans cellulosilyticus encodes these proteins:
- a CDS encoding alpha/beta family hydrolase: MNNPALKHTLCGKPVLINKPRATTKATLLLAHGAGGAMDTPFMESIAATIASDANIEVIRFEFEYMHQRRIGGSKRPPPKVEKLAEEWSKWLTHFKNSNAPLLIGGKSMGGRIATLINSHHETPSNWLGVVCLGYPFHPQNKPDVLRTEHLSKSRSPVLIVQGSRDPFGNSEEVASYALPPLVTTIWIDSANHDLKPLKRSGSTQSEALLQAASAIGAFGQNLYG, encoded by the coding sequence TTGAATAACCCAGCACTCAAGCACACCTTATGCGGCAAGCCAGTACTCATAAACAAACCGAGAGCTACTACTAAGGCAACGCTATTGCTTGCACACGGTGCCGGCGGCGCGATGGACACACCATTTATGGAGAGCATAGCTGCGACTATTGCAAGCGATGCAAATATAGAAGTTATTCGCTTTGAATTTGAATATATGCACCAAAGACGCATAGGAGGAAGTAAGCGCCCGCCGCCCAAAGTGGAAAAACTAGCAGAAGAATGGAGCAAATGGTTAACGCACTTCAAAAACAGCAACGCACCCTTACTTATCGGCGGGAAATCAATGGGAGGCAGAATAGCGACACTAATTAATAGCCACCACGAAACACCGAGTAACTGGCTTGGCGTCGTATGCCTCGGCTATCCATTTCACCCCCAAAATAAACCCGATGTATTGCGCACAGAACACCTTAGCAAATCACGAAGTCCCGTGTTGATTGTACAAGGCAGCCGAGACCCGTTCGGTAATAGCGAAGAGGTCGCCAGCTATGCGCTACCACCCTTGGTGACAACCATCTGGATCGACAGCGCCAATCACGACTTAAAACCCTTAAAGCGCTCAGGCAGCACTCAAAGCGAGGCTCTCTTACAGGCAGCCAGCGCTATTGGGGCATTTGGCCAAAACCTATACGGCTAA
- a CDS encoding YheU family protein has product MIIPPSKLDNDVLNNILEEFITREGTDYGLEELNLHEKVERLRPQIMNSEVLIVFDDKLQNIQLISKQDYTLE; this is encoded by the coding sequence ATGATAATCCCACCATCCAAGCTCGATAACGACGTGCTTAACAACATTCTAGAAGAATTTATCACGCGCGAAGGTACCGATTACGGCCTTGAAGAGCTAAATCTTCACGAGAAAGTTGAACGGCTTCGCCCACAAATAATGAACAGCGAGGTCTTAATTGTATTTGACGACAAGCTCCAAAATATTCAGTTAATCAGCAAGCAGGATTACACTCTTGAATAA
- a CDS encoding glycine cleavage system protein R, with translation MQLILSVMSDDKPGVVRAVANAVAFNQGNWLDCQMSRLGGKFAGVICVELDGDRRAGLEASVEKLRDQGISVAVDVVATQTVDEGVRARFSSDAPDRAGLVLEMSQALADRGINLLELATECTSMPYSGDPLFCAQGVMLLPAGLTIEEASSALEVVAAELGMDFTLEEYAD, from the coding sequence ATGCAATTAATTCTAAGTGTAATGAGTGATGACAAGCCCGGGGTGGTGCGCGCGGTAGCAAATGCAGTGGCGTTTAACCAAGGCAATTGGCTTGATTGTCAAATGAGTCGGCTTGGCGGTAAATTTGCGGGTGTTATTTGTGTTGAGTTGGATGGTGATCGCCGTGCAGGGCTTGAGGCCTCAGTAGAAAAGCTTCGCGATCAAGGAATTAGTGTCGCTGTTGATGTTGTTGCGACGCAGACTGTTGATGAGGGGGTGCGGGCACGCTTTTCATCAGATGCGCCTGACCGCGCTGGTTTGGTGCTGGAAATGTCCCAAGCCTTGGCTGATCGGGGAATAAACTTATTAGAGTTGGCAACGGAGTGCACCAGTATGCCTTACAGTGGTGATCCGTTATTTTGTGCGCAAGGTGTTATGTTGCTGCCGGCGGGCTTGACCATAGAGGAGGCCTCTAGCGCGCTAGAGGTCGTAGCTGCGGAGCTGGGTATGGATTTCACCCTTGAAGAATATGCCGACTAA
- a CDS encoding outer membrane protein assembly factor BamE: protein MLPRLLSLSLLSFALSGCSSLEFPWVYRISVQQGNIIDQEEVDKLELGMTKRQVQFVMGSPLLIDTFNQNRWDYYYSRRDGDGNVKDKRFTLFFEGDKYIRHEGDIAPSPASEEPDSETENKNRQQADDNITKEGDNTAY from the coding sequence ATGCTTCCGCGCCTTCTATCCCTATCGCTTCTTAGCTTTGCCTTGTCAGGCTGCTCTTCACTGGAATTTCCATGGGTGTACCGCATAAGCGTGCAGCAAGGCAACATTATCGACCAAGAAGAGGTCGATAAACTGGAGCTCGGGATGACAAAGCGCCAGGTGCAATTCGTGATGGGCTCACCGCTGCTTATCGACACCTTCAACCAAAACCGCTGGGACTACTATTACAGCCGCCGCGACGGTGACGGCAATGTAAAAGATAAGCGCTTCACCCTATTTTTTGAAGGCGACAAATATATTCGCCATGAAGGCGATATAGCGCCCTCACCTGCAAGCGAGGAACCCGATAGCGAAACCGAAAATAAAAACCGCCAGCAGGCTGACGACAATATCACCAAAGAAGGCGATAACACCGCTTATTAG
- the fur gene encoding ferric iron uptake transcriptional regulator encodes MSSENQELRKVGLKVTLPRVKILNLLDQSDERHMSAEDVYKALLEAGEEVGLATVYRVLTQFEQAGLVERHNFDGGHSVFELDSGEHHDHMVCTETGQVFEFHNDEIESLQKKVADELGFELTGHNLVLYGKPKVN; translated from the coding sequence ATGTCGTCTGAAAATCAAGAGCTACGAAAGGTTGGGTTAAAAGTCACCTTGCCGCGGGTTAAAATATTAAATTTGCTAGACCAGTCTGATGAGCGTCATATGAGCGCAGAGGATGTTTACAAGGCATTGCTGGAGGCTGGCGAAGAGGTAGGACTTGCCACCGTTTACCGCGTATTGACCCAATTCGAGCAGGCAGGGCTGGTTGAGCGCCATAACTTTGATGGCGGCCACTCAGTTTTTGAGCTCGATAGTGGAGAGCACCATGATCATATGGTGTGCACAGAGACAGGCCAAGTGTTTGAATTTCATAACGATGAAATCGAAAGCTTGCAGAAGAAGGTGGCAGATGAGTTGGGGTTTGAATTGACTGGACATAATTTGGTGCTTTACGGCAAGCCCAAAGTCAATTGA
- the ubiD gene encoding 4-hydroxy-3-polyprenylbenzoate decarboxylase: MTCNDLRDFIALLEEKNLLKRITHTVDPHLEMTEICDRTLRAGGPALLFENPTGHTIPVLANLFGTPERVALGMGQTDVKALKEVGELLAFLKEPEPPKGLKDAWQKLPLFKQALNMGPKLISQPSCQEVTLSNEDVDLHDLPIQTCWPGDAGPLVTWPLVITRGPDKERQNLGIYRMQLIAKNKLIMRWLSHRGGALDFREWQQKHPGEHFPVSIALGADPATILGAVTPVPDTLSEYAFAGLLRGSKTRVAKSISNDLHVPAGAEIILEGHIAPDETALEGPFGDHTGYYNEVEEFPVFTVTTITHRKKPIYHSTYTGRPPDEPAILGVALNEVFVPILKKQYPEIVDFYLPPEGCSYRMAVVTIKKQYPGHAKRVMLGVWSFLRQFMYTKFVIVTDDDVNARNWEDVIWAITTRMDPARDTTLIENTPIDYLDFASPTAGLGSKMGMDATNKWPGETTREWGEPITMSADIKNKIDALWQDLGID; the protein is encoded by the coding sequence ATGACCTGCAATGATCTACGTGACTTCATAGCATTGCTTGAAGAAAAAAATCTGCTCAAGCGAATTACACACACGGTTGACCCGCACTTAGAAATGACAGAAATTTGCGATAGAACCTTAAGAGCCGGAGGTCCCGCACTCCTCTTTGAAAACCCAACAGGCCACACCATTCCTGTTCTTGCAAACTTATTTGGCACCCCAGAACGCGTTGCTTTAGGCATGGGACAAACAGATGTTAAAGCACTTAAAGAAGTTGGCGAATTATTAGCTTTTTTAAAAGAGCCAGAACCACCCAAAGGCCTTAAGGATGCGTGGCAAAAATTACCGCTATTCAAGCAAGCCTTAAACATGGGACCCAAGCTGATTAGCCAGCCCAGCTGTCAGGAAGTTACTCTTTCTAATGAAGACGTGGATTTGCACGACCTCCCCATTCAAACATGCTGGCCTGGGGATGCAGGGCCATTAGTTACTTGGCCACTAGTCATAACGCGAGGCCCCGATAAAGAACGACAAAACCTCGGCATTTACAGAATGCAACTTATCGCTAAAAACAAACTGATTATGCGCTGGCTCAGCCACCGCGGCGGCGCACTCGATTTTAGAGAGTGGCAACAAAAGCACCCAGGAGAACACTTCCCTGTCAGCATTGCGCTGGGAGCCGACCCCGCGACTATTTTAGGCGCCGTTACGCCAGTGCCAGACACACTTAGCGAATACGCTTTTGCAGGGCTTCTTCGCGGCAGTAAAACACGAGTAGCCAAAAGTATAAGTAATGATTTACACGTGCCCGCAGGTGCCGAAATTATTTTAGAGGGACATATTGCGCCTGATGAAACAGCCTTGGAGGGGCCGTTTGGCGACCATACCGGGTACTACAACGAAGTTGAAGAATTCCCTGTTTTTACAGTAACCACTATCACGCACCGCAAAAAGCCTATTTACCACAGCACCTACACCGGACGACCACCCGACGAACCCGCCATTTTGGGCGTTGCACTCAATGAAGTTTTTGTGCCCATTCTTAAAAAACAGTATCCGGAGATCGTCGACTTTTATCTTCCACCAGAAGGCTGCTCCTACAGGATGGCTGTCGTCACCATAAAAAAACAATACCCTGGGCACGCCAAGCGCGTAATGTTAGGGGTATGGTCTTTCTTGCGCCAATTTATGTACACTAAATTTGTGATCGTAACTGATGACGACGTAAACGCGCGCAACTGGGAAGATGTTATTTGGGCAATAACCACAAGAATGGACCCTGCTCGCGATACAACACTGATCGAAAACACACCAATAGATTATCTCGACTTTGCCTCACCAACTGCGGGGCTTGGATCAAAAATGGGGATGGATGCGACCAATAAATGGCCAGGGGAAACAACCAGAGAATGGGGAGAGCCCATAACAATGAGCGCAGATATTAAAAATAAGATTGATGCACTCTGGCAAGACCTCGGCATCGACTAA
- the rho gene encoding transcription termination factor Rho, whose amino-acid sequence MSLTDLKKKSIEELIEMAAALGMESLARSRKQDVIFNLLKRHAKSGEDIYGDGVLEILQDGFGFLRSAGSSYLAGPDDIYVSPSQIRRFNLRTGDTISGKIRPPKDGERYFALLKVNEINFDKPENSRNKILFENLTPLFPQDRMVLEVGNGSTEDLTGRIIDLVSPIGKGQRGLIVAPPKAGKTIMMQNIAQAITRNNPECHLIVLLIDERPEEVTEMQRSVRGEVVASTFDEPPARHVQVADMVIERAKRLVEHKKDVVILLDSVTRLARAYNTVIPSSGKVLTGGVDAHALEKPKRFFGAARNIEEGGSLSIVATALIDTGSKMDEVIYEEFKGTGNMELHLDRKMAERRIYPAINIRRSGTRREDLLMSEGELSRMWILRKILNDMEDIAATEFLADKLKAHKTNDEFFLSMKSK is encoded by the coding sequence ATGAGCCTGACCGACCTAAAGAAAAAATCCATTGAAGAATTAATCGAGATGGCCGCCGCTTTAGGCATGGAAAGTTTGGCGCGCTCACGCAAGCAGGATGTCATCTTTAACTTACTAAAGCGCCACGCTAAAAGCGGCGAAGACATTTACGGCGACGGGGTGCTTGAGATACTGCAAGACGGCTTTGGTTTTTTACGATCTGCAGGATCCTCTTACTTGGCAGGCCCGGACGACATTTATGTCTCACCCAGCCAAATTCGACGCTTCAACTTGCGTACCGGCGATACCATTTCGGGCAAAATACGCCCCCCAAAAGATGGCGAACGCTACTTTGCACTATTAAAAGTTAACGAAATCAATTTCGACAAACCCGAAAACTCTCGCAACAAAATTCTTTTCGAAAACTTAACGCCACTTTTCCCGCAAGACCGAATGGTCCTAGAAGTTGGCAACGGCTCAACTGAAGATTTAACTGGCCGCATTATCGATTTAGTATCGCCAATTGGGAAGGGTCAGCGCGGCCTAATTGTCGCCCCCCCTAAAGCGGGCAAAACAATCATGATGCAAAACATAGCGCAGGCAATTACCCGCAACAATCCAGAGTGTCATCTTATTGTGCTGCTCATTGATGAGCGTCCCGAAGAAGTTACCGAGATGCAGCGCTCTGTGCGCGGCGAAGTGGTAGCCTCAACCTTTGACGAGCCGCCAGCACGACACGTACAAGTTGCAGATATGGTTATCGAGCGCGCAAAGCGCCTTGTTGAACATAAAAAAGATGTCGTAATCCTTCTGGACTCCGTCACACGACTAGCACGTGCGTATAACACCGTTATTCCATCATCAGGCAAAGTACTAACCGGCGGTGTCGATGCTCACGCCCTCGAAAAGCCCAAGCGCTTTTTTGGCGCCGCGCGAAACATCGAAGAAGGTGGCAGCCTTTCAATTGTTGCAACCGCACTGATCGATACCGGCTCAAAAATGGATGAAGTGATCTACGAAGAATTTAAAGGCACCGGCAACATGGAGCTGCACTTAGATCGAAAAATGGCAGAACGACGCATCTACCCAGCCATTAATATTCGACGCTCCGGAACACGCCGCGAAGATCTTCTAATGAGCGAAGGCGAATTATCAAGAATGTGGATTCTCAGAAAAATCCTCAATGACATGGAAGATATTGCAGCAACAGAATTCCTTGCCGACAAATTAAAAGCGCACAAAACTAACGACGAATTCTTCCTATCCATGAAGAGTAAATAA
- the trxA gene encoding thioredoxin TrxA, producing MSDAIVTLSDANFEEEVKQAEGPVLVDFWAPWCGPCKMIAPVLEELAGEYAGQIKIGKMDVDANKETSAKLGIRGIPTLTIFKNGNAESTKVGALSKAQLKAFIDAAI from the coding sequence ATGAGCGATGCAATCGTTACCCTAAGCGATGCCAACTTTGAAGAAGAAGTTAAACAAGCAGAAGGTCCTGTACTGGTTGACTTCTGGGCACCTTGGTGCGGCCCCTGTAAAATGATCGCTCCAGTACTTGAAGAGCTTGCAGGCGAGTACGCAGGCCAAATTAAAATTGGAAAAATGGATGTAGACGCGAATAAAGAAACCTCCGCCAAGCTAGGTATTCGCGGCATTCCAACACTAACCATCTTTAAAAACGGCAATGCCGAGAGCACCAAAGTTGGTGCCCTTTCTAAGGCGCAACTAAAAGCCTTTATTGATGCTGCAATCTAA
- the ppk1 gene encoding polyphosphate kinase 1: MTNSDLPTEKSTPTQEDTPNFDQHEYYINRELSNLQFNQRVLAQALVETHPILERLKYLLISASNMDEFFEIRVAGLMQRILFEREVIGPDGMQTAELLNRISQTVHTLVDEQYRILNEVIIPALHDEGIRFLRRSQWTSEQECWIEDYVNREILPLVSPIGLDPAHPFPRLVNKSLNFIVDLEGKDAFGRELGLAILPAPRSLPRMISLPDNISESGHDFVFLSSMIHAHADKLFPGMKVNGCYQFRITRNADLDVDVEGVADLAITLKGELHSRRFGTAVRLEVADNCPTELTDILLREVGLTEEHLYRVNGPVNLKRLMRLPSIIGRADLLFPPFTPSIPKGLSRKDNIFDAISKRSFLLLHPFQSFSPVIQLLRQAAKDPAVAAIKQTLYRTGNESAVVHALLEAARNGKEVTVIVELRARFDEEENLELASRLQEAGAVVVYGVVDYKTHAKMILIVRRENGELKRYCHLGTGNYHSGNARLYTDYSYLSAEPELCEDVHKVFQQLTGMGKTERMNKIIYAPFTLKRQLIKMIDNEAKAVQEGKPAHIILKCNGLTEPKVIQALYKASRAGVTIDLIIRGMCSLRTGIAGVSENIRVFSVIGRFLEHTRVYYFANAKSRVYCASADLMERNLNRRVETCFPIEDDSMVERVLNELKLYINDGEQRWQLQPDGNYLLEQQPNTPSAQSELLKQLSGLGKL, encoded by the coding sequence ATGACGAACTCCGACCTACCCACCGAAAAATCAACGCCCACACAAGAAGATACGCCCAACTTTGACCAACACGAATACTATATAAACCGAGAATTAAGCAACCTACAATTCAACCAACGCGTTTTAGCGCAAGCATTAGTTGAGACGCATCCGATACTTGAGCGGTTAAAATACTTGCTTATTTCGGCATCCAACATGGATGAGTTTTTTGAAATACGTGTTGCCGGTTTAATGCAGCGCATACTCTTTGAGCGAGAAGTCATCGGCCCTGATGGAATGCAAACGGCGGAGCTTCTTAATCGCATTAGTCAAACGGTGCACACCTTAGTTGACGAGCAATATCGCATCCTTAACGAGGTGATCATTCCGGCGCTGCATGACGAAGGCATCCGCTTTTTGCGCCGCAGCCAATGGACAAGCGAACAAGAGTGCTGGATAGAAGATTACGTTAACCGCGAAATTTTGCCGCTGGTCAGCCCCATAGGCCTCGACCCTGCGCACCCATTCCCGCGCTTAGTTAATAAAAGCTTGAACTTTATTGTCGACCTAGAAGGTAAAGATGCCTTTGGTCGCGAGCTAGGGCTGGCGATACTCCCAGCCCCACGCTCACTTCCACGCATGATCTCACTGCCAGATAACATCAGCGAAAGCGGACATGACTTTGTTTTCCTCTCATCCATGATTCACGCGCACGCAGACAAACTATTCCCCGGCATGAAAGTGAACGGCTGCTATCAATTCCGTATCACCCGCAATGCTGACTTAGACGTTGATGTGGAGGGCGTTGCAGACCTAGCCATCACCTTAAAGGGCGAACTTCATTCTCGCCGCTTTGGCACTGCCGTTAGACTTGAAGTGGCCGATAACTGCCCAACCGAGCTCACTGATATATTGCTCCGAGAAGTCGGTTTAACTGAAGAGCACTTATACCGCGTTAATGGTCCAGTTAACCTGAAACGCCTCATGCGCCTGCCCTCGATTATTGGTCGAGCAGACCTTCTCTTTCCTCCTTTTACTCCTAGCATCCCAAAAGGCCTCTCTCGTAAAGATAATATTTTTGACGCCATATCAAAACGCAGCTTCCTATTGCTGCACCCGTTTCAGTCGTTTTCCCCTGTTATTCAACTTTTGCGGCAAGCCGCAAAAGATCCAGCGGTGGCAGCGATCAAGCAAACGCTATATAGAACAGGCAATGAATCGGCCGTTGTGCATGCACTACTAGAAGCCGCGCGCAATGGTAAGGAAGTCACCGTTATTGTTGAACTTCGCGCTCGCTTTGACGAGGAAGAAAACTTAGAACTGGCCAGCCGACTGCAAGAAGCCGGCGCCGTTGTGGTTTACGGCGTGGTCGATTACAAGACCCATGCAAAAATGATCTTGATTGTCCGGCGTGAAAACGGCGAGCTAAAACGCTATTGCCACTTAGGTACCGGCAACTATCACAGCGGCAATGCTCGCCTTTATACCGATTACTCGTACCTAAGTGCAGAGCCGGAACTTTGCGAGGATGTGCACAAAGTCTTTCAGCAATTAACAGGCATGGGCAAAACCGAGCGCATGAATAAAATCATTTATGCGCCATTCACCCTAAAAAGACAATTGATCAAGATGATCGACAATGAAGCCAAAGCTGTGCAAGAAGGCAAACCTGCGCACATTATACTTAAGTGCAATGGCCTAACTGAGCCAAAGGTGATTCAAGCGCTGTACAAAGCCTCCCGCGCAGGCGTGACCATAGACCTAATTATTCGAGGCATGTGCTCGTTGCGCACAGGTATTGCTGGGGTCAGTGAGAACATTCGCGTCTTTTCTGTAATCGGGCGATTCCTAGAGCATACTCGCGTGTATTACTTTGCGAACGCCAAAAGTCGAGTTTACTGTGCCAGCGCCGATTTAATGGAGCGCAACCTTAACCGCCGTGTTGAAACTTGCTTCCCCATCGAAGACGACAGCATGGTCGAGCGGGTGCTTAACGAACTAAAGCTTTACATTAATGACGGAGAACAACGGTGGCAGCTTCAGCCAGACGGGAACTATTTGCTTGAACAGCAACCTAACACCCCGTCAGCACAATCAGAGCTACTAAAACAGCTTTCTGGACTTGGAAAATTGTAA